Within Alcaligenes sp. SDU_A2, the genomic segment GGTCAATCTGCGGGCCGAATTTTCCGCCCTTCACGGCGAACAGCTCGGCTTCGATCTGTATGCCCAGCGCTTGCGCCAGAGCCTGGATCGCATCACCAAGCGCCTGGGCCACCAGCGCCACGATCACTTGGCGGCCATTATGGACGCCGCCCTGGCCGAACAAGGCCGCAGCGGCATGGTAGACGGTCATCGCGACTGGATCAGCGGCCTGCTGATCCAGTACTACGACCCCATGTACATCTACCAACGTCAGCAAAAAGCCGGTCGTGTGCTGTTTCAAGGCGACGCAGACGCCGTCGTGGACTATCTGCGCCGGAACGCCTGAACGGGCAGGCTGCCCATTGGGGGGCACACGGCATCATCGATGCCATAACGGTTGAAAGCCGTTCAACGGGCGGCAAGACCAGACGGACGGCTTGCCGACCCGTTGAACCGCGTTTTCAAACAACGCTCAAGGCTTAGGCGAAGCCTGTGCCGGATGATAGCTGCCCACTCCGATCAAAGCATCGCCCACGCGCTGGTAGAAAGCGCGCTTGCGCTCGACACGGCGCGTCTCGGGATTCATCCAGTCGTAATCGATGGCATGGATTACATTGCGATCCACATCGGCCAGCATATCCACCAGAAACATCTTGCCGTGCAGATCCTTGAAGTCCGTCACCGGTTTACCGTCGAAACTGCGGTTGGCACCATTCAACACAACAGTACGGCTGGGTATATCCAGCACAAAGACATATAAATCCCGCCGCGTAAACGCCCCCTGGCGATTGGCGAACTGCCGCAGGGCCAGCTCCGGGTCCTGGAAGTAACGGCTGACCGCCTCGTCCAACAGCTCCTTGGCCTGGTTCTCGGTGGCGCGCGCCGGGAAATAACCCGTTGCCACCACAACACCATCCACCTCTTGGTAATACGCCACCTTGAGCTCGGGCTGGCCCTCGGCGGGGTTGAACCAGTAATACTCCAGGGAACCGGCGGGTTGACGCTGCGCCTGCTCCAGCATTTCCTTGAAAAAGGGCCGGTTACGCGCATCGGTCTCTCCCAGCACGGACTGGCCCACCAGCGTTGCCGACCAGCCTCCACTGGCCAGCATCATGCCGTCACGGCTCAAGGCATACACATACAGATCCTTGTCTGTGAAGCGGGCATCCCGATTAAAGTCATTCACCGCCACCGGGCCGTTCCGGCGCACATGCTCAACGGCACGGGCCAACAGGTCCTGCACGCGCTGCTCGATGCCGGCCGGCGCGCCCTGCGTGTTCTCTGGAGCCGGTGCAGTCTGGCCCCAGGCCGCGCCCCCCAAGCCCAGCCCTGCGGACAAGGCGGCACCGGCCAGCCAGGTTTTACGAAAATCCGTGCTCATGATGTCAGTACCCCATTTTCGACGGCAGCCACAGAGAAATGCCGGGCACAAAGGCAATGATGAAAATCGCAGCAGTCAACGCGAGGATGAAAGGCAAAGCCTTGCCGACGATGGACTCGACCGATGCCCCGCCTATGCCCGAGGCCACGAACAGGTTCTCTCCCAACGGCGGCGTGATAAAGCCCACTGACAGCGCGCAAATCACCACAATGCCCACCTGCGTGGGGTCCACACCCAACATATACGTGACCGGCAACAGCACCGGCACCAGAATCATGATGGCGGCCAGCGTCTCCATGAACATCCCAACAAACAGCAGAAATACGATCAGAATTACCCAGATCAAGTACAGATTGTCGGTCCAGCTCAATAAAGAATCGGCAATGGTGGCGGGAATGCGCTGCTCGACCAGCAAGCGCCCGAACACCGTAGCGGCAAACAAGATCAGCAGTACGCGCCCCGTGATCCAGGTCGTGGTGCGCAGAGAATTGAACAAATTCTTAAACGTCAGTTCACGGTGGATAAACAAGCCTACGAACAAGGTGTAGAAAATCGCCACGACCGCCGATTCAGTCGGGGTGAAAATCCCGGCGTAAATACCGCCCAAGATAAAGACCGGGGCCAAAATGGACCAGATCCCCCGGCGCAGTGCCGACCCGACTTCGCCCAGGCTCCAACCCTCGCTCAAGCCCTTGTAACCCTGCTTGCGGGAAATAATGTAGTTAAGCACCAGCAAACTGGTGGCCATCAGCAGGCCCGGCATGACACCGGCAATAAACAACTTGGAAATGGATACCGATGCAAACGGGCCATACTTGGCCACGGCCTCGGGCGGCGGTGCCATGCCCAGGGCGGAAATGCCAAAGATGACCATAGGAATGGAAGGCGGAATGATGATGCCCAATCCACCTGCCGATGCAGTCACGGCAGAGGCATAGCGCAGATCATACTTACGATGCGTCATGGCCGGAATCATCAGCATGCCCACGGCCGCCGTGGTAGCCGGACCGGACCCGGAGATCGCGCCGAAAAACAGGCAGGCCAGTACCGTCGCCACACCCAGGCCGCCGGTAATAGGGCCGGCCAGGCTTTCGGCAATATCGACCAGCCGCCTGGATATGCCGGCCGCCTCCATCAGCGCTCCTGCCAGCACAAAGGCCGGCAGGGCCATCAGCGGAAAGCTGCCCACCGAGGTAAAGGCAATCTGCACAAAGGAAATAGGATTCTTGCCCAGAATCAGGAACGCAGCCATCGCCGCCCCGGCCAGCGACACCGTAATAGGCGCGCCGATCAAGAGCAGCACGACAAAGCTGCCGAACAAAATACCGACAACGGACTGATCCATCACTGGCCTCCTTGCAGACCGGCAGCGGGCTGCTGGACCGAGCGCTTGATCGCCTCGATCTCGGCCTTTTCAGGGTCCAGAATCTGCACCGACCTGAACAGAGTCAGGTAGTTATTCCACAGAATACGCACCGACATCAGCACAAAGGCGATCGGCAAAATCATAAAGAAATACTTCATGGGAATACCCGTGGTCTGGGACTTCCAGAACAAATTCATGCGGTTGAACACGAAGTCGTACGCCAGCCAGGCAAAGTACAGGTTAAAGGCCACCCAGATCAGGTCGGCCAGGGCCTCGGATACTTTTTTGACGATGGGCGGAAAAAACATGAACTGAAAAGTCACCCGGTTGTGGGCCTGCATCTTGGCTGCCACGACAGCACCCAAGTAGGCAAACCAGACAAACATATAGGTGGCGACCTCTTCGCCCCAGGGAATGGAATAGGCAAAAAACTGGCGCACCAGAATCTGCACGAACAACAAGGTCACGAAAACAGCCAGCAACAGGCCGCAAACGTATTCTTCAATGTGGTTGATCAGATGAATCAAGACGCGCTTAAGACTCATGGTGACCTCCTGCAACTTTTTTCAGTGAAGGGGGACTCGGGCCCCCGACCCGCCGCAGCGGGTCGAGGCTGCCAGTCTTAACGCTTTAGCGAGGCCAGCACGGCGTCCAGTTTCTCTTTGCCGCCCACGGCATCGTAGAACTGTGGCCAAACCTGGGTTTGGGCCGCCTCGATCCAGGCTTTCTCGCCGTCTGCCGGCTCGGTGATTTCCATCCCGGCGGCCACCAGCTCTTTCTTGATGCGGTCTTCGGTATCGTGCAGATACTTGAAGCTATGCTCGGTCGCTTCCTGGCCGGCTTCCAGGATTGCCTTCTGAATTTCCGGGCTTTGCGACTGGAACACCTGCTCGCTAACAATCAATGGTTCGAGCGAAAACAGGTAGCGGATCGGTGTGATGTACTTTTGCACTTCGTTGAACTTCATGGCCGATACCGTGATGTAGGGATTGTCCTGCCCATCAACCACGCCCTGCTGTAAGGCAGTAAACGTTTCCGACCAAGCCAAAGGACTGGGGTTGATACCCCAGGCTTTGTAGGTGGCGATCATCAGCTCGTTCTTGGGAACGCGGATCACCAGGCCTTTCAGGTCTTCGGGCTTGGCCACCGCACGTTTGGAGTTGGTCAGGACACGAAAGCCCGAATACGACCAGCCAATAATCCGCACTTGTGCATCGCGGATGGTGTTTTCGGTCAGTTGCTTGCCGACGTCGCCTTGGGTCAGCTGACGGGCATCCTCCGGACTCTGAATCACATACGGCAAGGTCAGCACAGCGACGGACGGGGAAAACGGCGTGATGTTATTGATGGCCACTACCGAAAAATCCAACAGGCCCATCGCCGCGTTGTTCACGGTGTCCTGTTCGTCGCCCAACTGGCTGTTGGGGAACAAGTCCGCCGTCGCCTGGCCGTTGGTCTTGGCCTTGAGGTTTTCTGCAAAGACCTTGGCCAGCTCGAACTGGGTGCCGCCAGCGGCATCGCCTGTCGCCAATTTAAAGGCTGCGGCCTGGGCAGCAGGAACCGCCAGGGTGGCACCCACCGCAAGCAGCGCGGGCAGAATCATTTTTCGCACAAATTTCATACTTGTCTCCGTCCTCCTCAAGGGAGGTTTATTTATTGATGGTATGAGGCGCAATGCAAAAGCACACGAGAACTTACAAAACTTCATCCTTCAAGTAATACCAGCGATACAGAAAACGCTGACCAAAACGACGGAATGGGGCGAACGCCTCCGAAGTCACCATTTCGCGCACATTGGGAAACGGCAGGCGAGATTGAAAAATAGGCAGATCCAGCTCCCCGCCCTTGCCCGCGATCAACTGCGCCAGACGACGCCCAGCCTGAGCCGAATACATCACCCCATTGCCGCCATAGCCCATGGCGTAATAAAGGGTCTCGTTTTTATTGGGCTGGACAATGCGCGGCATCATGTCGTGACTGACATCGACCCACCCCCACCAGGAGTAATCAATCTGTATGCCCTTGAGAGCCGGAAACTTGCGGGCCAACCCATCTTCCAGGCTCCTGCGGTATTGTTCCTGGGGCGCATCGCGGCCGGAAATGGCGCTGCGGCTGCCGATCTGCAGGCGATTGTCGGGCAGCAGGCGGTAGTAGTTGCGCAGCACGCGGGTATCGGTCAGGACTTGATGCGTGCGGATATTGCAGGCCTCGATCTCGGCCGCCGTCAACGGCCGCGTCACCATGGAGTTCGACAGAATAGGGAACAGTCGGTTGCGAAACTCCGGGTTCAGCGCATTGGCGGTATAGCCGCCCGTAGCCACGCCCACGGCACGGGCCCGCACCACGCCGCCCGGCGTGCGCAGATAGTGTTGGCCGTTGCGCGTTTCCCAACCCTGCACAGGGCTGGCCGGATGCACCTTTACACCCAGGGCACGGGCTTTCTTCAGATAGCCGAAAGCCAGCTTGGCCGCATGGATGCCGATACCCTCCGGTTCGTGCATGGCACCATGCGCCTCGTGGTCGCCCACCCATTCGTTGCGCACCGTCTGCGCATCCAGGATGCGAGCGTTATAGCCAAAAGTCTCGCGCAGCAACGCGGCTTCTTTTTCCAGTGCCGGCATGACCTTGGCGCGATGCGCTACATACAGGTGGCCGCCCGGCTGCGGATCGCAGTCGATATCTTTGATCAGCTCCTTGAAATTTTCCATGCCCTCGACACACTCGCGGTGCATCTTCAGGGCCGTGTCCAGCCCCCAGCGGCTGATCCACTGCGAACGCTTCAAGCGTCCGGAGGCACACTGGGCCTGGCCGCCGTTGCGGGTGCTGCAACCCCACGCCGTGCGGTTGGCTTCCAGTACCGTCGCCTTGATGCCGTATTCCTGCGCCAGGAAAATCGCCGTGGTCAGGCCGGTAAATCCGGAACCGATAATGACCACATCGGCATCCATGTCCTGCGTCACCGGGCCATCGTCGCCGGGCGGCTCGCCTGCCGTGCCTATCCAGTAGCTGGGCGCATAGTCGCGTCCCTGGCCGGGCGTGGAGTCCAGCAAAGGATCGTAGGCAGGATCATAATCCGCCCGGGGTGCCGTCGCAGCATTCAAGGTCCGGCCCACTTCTTTGTCGGCAAGGTCCATGACTCATTTCCCGGCGGGCAGTACGGGACGCTGCTTGCGAAAGGCATTCTTGACGGCAATTTTGCCATCGCGAAAGGTAAAGATATCCACCATGCGAGCCTGAACGCGCGAACCGTCGGCCGCTGTGCCCTGGAAAGTAGATTCCAACACGCCGCGATCCCCGATCACAAAGCTGTCGCCGTCCAACCAGGCCGCGTCAGGGAAAGCAATCCAGGCCTGCTCGAATGCCACGCGCAGTTGTTGGGTGCCTTTGTGGCTGGTGCCGAGCACGTCGGGGCCGGCCACGGTATGAAACTCGCAGTCCTCGGTGACCATGCTCATCAACGCTTCCAGATCATGGTCGTTCCAGGCCTGGCCGAAATCCTGCAGCAGTTGCAGATGCTGTTCTTGTTGGGACATTGTCTTCCTCCATTAAGTATCTCGTTTATCGTTCAAGCTTTTCGACTTAAAGCGACGTTTCAATCAAGATACGCAATTCGCAAACGGCCCCATAGCACCAGCTGGATGCTATCTATTGGTCCAGAAAAACAGGCCGTGCCAAGACCCGCTGCTGCACCGGCGCAATGTCGTGCAACGCCTGCGCCAGACGGACGATTCCAGGTTCGATATGCGACATGGGAATCGATGCAAAGCCCAGGCGAAAAAACCGCTTATTGGCCTTATCGTCGGCGAAAAACACCTCTCCAAGCTCGATCAGCACGCCTAGGCGCTCGGCATGCGCAGCCAGTTCGGCCGCGTCCAGCCAGGCCGGCCCCTCTACCCAGCAGGATGCCCCGCCCCGGATGGGCGCATAGCGCAGGCCGGGTAAATACCGATCCAAAGCACTCATCAAAATGACGGCTCGTTCCTGCTGGACTGCGGCCCGCCGGCGCAGCAACGCATCCAGATGGCCCAAAGACATGAACAAGGCAAAAACCCGCTGCATATAGGCCGTGGGGTGGCGTATGCTCAGGCGGCGCACGGCACGCAATTGCTCGATCAGAGCGGCACCACCCACCACATAGCCCAGGCGCACGCCTGGGGCCAGTTGCTTGGAAAAACTACCGATGTAAATAACCCGGCCGCTGGTGTCCATGCTTTTGAGCGAAGGCAGCGGCTCGCCATCCAGGCGGTATTCACTTTCGTAATCGTCCTCGATGATGACAAAGTCGAACTCGTCGGCCATGCGCAATAGTTCCCGACGCCGCTCCAGCGACATGCTGACCGTTGTCGGGCATTGATAGCTGGGGGTGACATACACATAATCGCAGCCATGCAGCGCCTGATCCGGAATCAGGCCGTCCTCGTCCACCGGCAAGAGCACCAGATTGTCGCTGCGGCTGGCGAAAATATTGCGTGCATCCGGATACCCGGGATCTTCGATCCCCACCGGCGTATCCGGCCCCACCAGCAAATCGGCAATCAGGTACAGCGCCTGCTGCGCTCCTACCGTCAACACCACTTCGTCCTCGCCCGCCCAAACGCCACGGCGCGGCAGCACGCGGCTGCGCAGCTGTTTGATCAGGGATTCATCATCACGCAGAATCATGTCCTGCGCCCATTCGCCGACCTCCAGCGCGCTTAGCGTGCGCAGACAGCAATCGCGCCAGGCGGCAATAGGGAACAGATCGGCATCGAACTGCCCGTAAATAAACGGGTAGGGATAACTGCGCCAGTTGGCGCGCTTGCGTATATTGCGCTGCCGCGAGGGCGTAAAACGGAAACGCCGCTCCCAATCCGGCGCATCACCCTGCGACAGGGCAGCAGGCGGCGGCGGAACCGGCACATGGCCCGACAGCATCATGGGATTGACGAAGTAACCCCGGCGCTCGCGCGACACCAGATAGCCCTCGTCCACCAGGTTCTGGTAGGCAATGACCACCGTGTTGCGCGCCACGCCCAGAATCATCGCCATGTCGCGGCTGGACGGAATGGGCAGATCCTCGGGCAACTGGCCATCCAATACCAGGGAAACCATCATCTGCCGGATCTGGCCTTGCAGGCTCAGACCCGAATCGACCCCGCGCAAGAACAACTGACGCCACATAATGCCGCTGGATCGTGAATTCATGCCTCTTCCTCACTCTGTGCGAATGTATTTTTTGTGAGTCCGACACACTATCCTATTTCCTCTGCTCTAGGGAAATAGGCCGTCCGGTATGGTGCAGCCGGACCTGGCACCGGCAACGCGCGACGCCCTGCCCCGCACGCGGCTAGATCATCGACGGCGAAATCAGATCGGTCATGGGCGAAGAGGCCTGAGCCTGATAGACCTTGCGCGGCATGCGGCCAGCCAGATACGCATCGCGCCCGGCCTGAACGGCGCGCCTCATGGCGCGCGCCATGCGCACCGGGTCCTGGGCATAGGAGATAGCGGAATTCATCAATACCGCATCGCAGCCCAGCTCCATCGCAATGGCCGCATCCGATGCCGTACCCACGCCTGCATCCAACAGAACGGGGACAGAAATACTGTCTATGATCAGGCGCGTATTCCAGGGATTTAAGATGCCCATGCCCGAGCCGATGATCGATGCCAGCGGCATAATGGCCACGCAACCCATATCCTCCAGCATACGGGCCTGGATGGGATCGTCCGAACAATACACCATCACCTGAAAACCTTCCTGAACCAGCGTACGGGCGGCCTTCAGGGTTTCAGGCATATTGGGATACAGATTATTCGCGTCGCCGAAAATCTCCAGCTTGGCCAAAGGGTGACCATCGAGCAATTCACGCGCCAGGCGCAGCGTGCGCACGGCGTCTTCGGCGGTAAAGCAACCGGCGGTATTGGGCAGATAGGTATAGCGCTGCGGGCTGACATAGTCGAGCAGGCTGGGTTCGCCCGGGTCCTGGCCGATATTGGTGCGGCGGATGGCCACCGTCACGATTTCTGCGCCGCTGACCTCGATGGCCTCGCGGGTCTGCTCAAAATCCTTATATTTGCCCGTGCCCACCAGCAAGCGCGACTGGTACGACTGTCCGGCAATAATCAATGGGTCATTCATGGCCCTGCTCCTACAGATGCATTGCGGCGGGCCGGGCCCGCCGCTGCGGAACCCCCGGCTTGCAGAAGCCGGGGGCGGGCGTACGACACAATCAGACGTAGTCTTTGTACTTGTCCAACAAGCGCACGGGCTTGGCCAACGCATCGCGGCGGAACGGATCGCCCAGTTCGCGGGTACACATGATCTCGATCACACACGTCTTGCCCTCGTTCATCTGCATGTCGATGGCACGCTGCAAGGCCGGACCCACATCCTCCAACTTGTCCACCACAATGCCTTCGGCACCCATGGACTGGGCAATGCCCGCAAACGAAGGGCTGTCCAGCTCGCCGGCCACAAAACGACGGTTATAGAACTCGACCTGGTTCTTTTTCTCGGCACCCCACTGGCGGTTGTGGAACACCACGGCCGTCACCGGAATGTCGTGGCGCACGGCGGTCAGGATCTCCATCATGCTCATGGCCCAAGCACCGTCACCGGCGTAAGCAATGGCCGGACGCTCGGGCGCAGCCGTCTTGGCACCGATAATGGTCGGCAGCGCATAGCCGCAGTTGCCAAAGCTCATGGGTGCGAAAAAGCTGCGTGGGCGCTCAAAGCGCAGATAGCTGTGCGCCACCGAGTTGATGTTGCCGATATCCGTGGACACCATCACATCCTTAGGCATGGCTTTTTCCAGCTCACGCAGCACTTGGCGTGGATGCAGGTACTGGCCGCCGCTGAACGGTTTTTCCTTGGCGTTTTCGGCGATCATGTCCAGGCTGTAGGGATCTTTTTCGTGGGTCCATTCGTCCAGCTCCTTTTCCCAGGCCGCCTTCTCCGCCGCAATCTTGTCGGCGCGCTCGGCTTTGGTCGAATCGCAATCCAGCGTGCGGCCGTCCAGGCGCAGGGCCAGCTCCTGGGCAACCGCTTTGGCATCTCCGCAAATGCCCACGGCGATCTTCTTGACCAGGCCCAGCATCTTCTGGTCGGCATCGACCTGGATGATCTTGGCGTTCTTAGGCCAGTAATCAATACCGTGCTGAGGCAGCGTGCCGAATGGCCCCAGACGCGTACCCAGTGCCAATACCACATCGGCCTGGGCAATCAGCTTCATGCCGGCTTTGGAACCCTGATAGCCCAGCGGACCGCACCACAGCGGATGGCTGGCGGGGAAAGAGTCGTTGTGCTGGTAGCTGTTGACCACCGGCGCGCCCAGACGCTCGGCCAGCGCCTTGCACTGCTCCACCGCGTCGGACATGATCACGCCGCCACCCGAGATAATGACCGGGAACTTGGCCTTGGCCAGCAGATCGGCCGCCTCGTCCAGGCTGCGCACGCCACCGGGGCCACGATCCACACGGGCTGGCTTGGGGATTTCGCATGTGACTTCGCCATAGAAGTAATCGCGCGGAATGTTCAGCTGGGTCGGGCCCATTTCGCTGACGGCACGGTCAAAACAACGGGCCGTAAATTCGGCCATGCGATTAGGGTTGGTGACGTGACCCTGATACTTGGTGAATTCCTGGAACATGGGCAACTGGTTGCACTCCTGGAAACCGCCCAGGCCCTGGGTGTTGGTGCCGGTTTCGGGGGTCACGATGACCACGGGGCTGTGCGCCCAGTAAGCGGCGGCAATGCCCGTAACGCAGTTGCTGATGCCGGGGCCGTTCTGGCCGATCACCATGCCGTGGCGACCCGAAACACGGGCGTAGCCGTCAGCCATGTGGGCAGCGCCCTGTTCGTGAACCACCGGAATCAGGCGGATGCCGGCGGGAGCGAAGATATCCATCGCATCCATAAAGGCCGAACCCATGATACCGAACATATCGGTGACCCCGTAGGACACCATGGTTTCCACAAACGCCTCCGAAGGCGTCATCTTGGTCGGTCCGCTGACCACGCTGCGATTATCCGTATTGCCCTGGCTCATGTCTCTGTCTCCATTACGCGACGGGCCGGGGGTGGCCCTGTCAAAAAATTAAAAATCTTGTTTTTCGAGATTTTTTATAAACTTTATCGAGACAAACAGGCCATGTCAACATAGAATCTCAATTATCGATATTAAATGTACCGATTTTTGATCTTATAAGCACTTTGACCACGCAGCAGCACAACACGCCGCACGCTGCCCGCACCCATCAGGGGGTTCCATGACCATCACCACACTGCCCGAGCATCTGCTCAGCATCCGCGATACGTTCGGCCTGTCCCTGGACGGACAGGCGCTGGCCTTGCAAGCGGGGGCCACACAGGTGCCTGCCGCCGATCCGGCCTACCGCTTCAACCCGGAAGTTACCCAGGCAATCCTGGCCGGCTTTACCCATAATCGCCGCGTGCTGGTGCAGGGCCGGCACGGAACCGGCAAGTCCACCCATATCGAGCAAGTGGCCGCTCGCCTGAACTGGCCCTGTCTGCGCGTCAACTTGGATGGGCACCTGAGCCGCCTGGATCTGGTGGGCAAAGACACCATTCAGATTCAGGACGGTCTGCAAGTCACCGGCTTTCAGGAAGGCCTGATCCCCTGGGCCATGCAGCGCCCTATGGCGCTGATCCTGGACGAATACGATGCGGGACGGCCGGATATTTTGTTCGTGGTGCAGCAATTGCTGGAACCGGACGGCGGCCTGACCTTGATGGACCAGAACCGCGTCATCCGCCCCCACCCGCAATTTCGCATTTTCGCCACGGCCAACACCCTGGGCCTGGGCGATACCAGTGGCCTGTACCACGGCACGCAGTTGCTTAACCACGCCCAGTTGGACCGCTGGAATGTGGTAGCGCGACTGGACTACCTACTTGCCGAGCAGGAAATGGAAATCGTGCTGGCCCGCGTCCCCGACAAAAACACACCGACCGGTCGCGAACAGGTCCAGGCAATGGTGGCGCTGGCGGCACTGACACGCCACGGTTTTGCCTGCGGCGATCTGTCCACGCTGATGTCGCCGCGCACCGTCATTACCTGGGC encodes:
- a CDS encoding nuclear transport factor 2 family protein, translating into MSQQEQHLQLLQDFGQAWNDHDLEALMSMVTEDCEFHTVAGPDVLGTSHKGTQQLRVAFEQAWIAFPDAAWLDGDSFVIGDRGVLESTFQGTAADGSRVQARMVDIFTFRDGKIAVKNAFRKQRPVLPAGK
- the pdxR gene encoding MocR-like pyridoxine biosynthesis transcription factor PdxR, yielding MNSRSSGIMWRQLFLRGVDSGLSLQGQIRQMMVSLVLDGQLPEDLPIPSSRDMAMILGVARNTVVIAYQNLVDEGYLVSRERRGYFVNPMMLSGHVPVPPPPAALSQGDAPDWERRFRFTPSRQRNIRKRANWRSYPYPFIYGQFDADLFPIAAWRDCCLRTLSALEVGEWAQDMILRDDESLIKQLRSRVLPRRGVWAGEDEVVLTVGAQQALYLIADLLVGPDTPVGIEDPGYPDARNIFASRSDNLVLLPVDEDGLIPDQALHGCDYVYVTPSYQCPTTVSMSLERRRELLRMADEFDFVIIEDDYESEYRLDGEPLPSLKSMDTSGRVIYIGSFSKQLAPGVRLGYVVGGAALIEQLRAVRRLSIRHPTAYMQRVFALFMSLGHLDALLRRRAAVQQERAVILMSALDRYLPGLRYAPIRGGASCWVEGPAWLDAAELAAHAERLGVLIELGEVFFADDKANKRFFRLGFASIPMSHIEPGIVRLAQALHDIAPVQQRVLARPVFLDQ
- the xsc gene encoding sulfoacetaldehyde acetyltransferase, translated to MSQGNTDNRSVVSGPTKMTPSEAFVETMVSYGVTDMFGIMGSAFMDAMDIFAPAGIRLIPVVHEQGAAHMADGYARVSGRHGMVIGQNGPGISNCVTGIAAAYWAHSPVVIVTPETGTNTQGLGGFQECNQLPMFQEFTKYQGHVTNPNRMAEFTARCFDRAVSEMGPTQLNIPRDYFYGEVTCEIPKPARVDRGPGGVRSLDEAADLLAKAKFPVIISGGGVIMSDAVEQCKALAERLGAPVVNSYQHNDSFPASHPLWCGPLGYQGSKAGMKLIAQADVVLALGTRLGPFGTLPQHGIDYWPKNAKIIQVDADQKMLGLVKKIAVGICGDAKAVAQELALRLDGRTLDCDSTKAERADKIAAEKAAWEKELDEWTHEKDPYSLDMIAENAKEKPFSGGQYLHPRQVLRELEKAMPKDVMVSTDIGNINSVAHSYLRFERPRSFFAPMSFGNCGYALPTIIGAKTAAPERPAIAYAGDGAWAMSMMEILTAVRHDIPVTAVVFHNRQWGAEKKNQVEFYNRRFVAGELDSPSFAGIAQSMGAEGIVVDKLEDVGPALQRAIDMQMNEGKTCVIEIMCTRELGDPFRRDALAKPVRLLDKYKDYV
- a CDS encoding TRAP transporter small permease; the protein is MSLKRVLIHLINHIEEYVCGLLLAVFVTLLFVQILVRQFFAYSIPWGEEVATYMFVWFAYLGAVVAAKMQAHNRVTFQFMFFPPIVKKVSEALADLIWVAFNLYFAWLAYDFVFNRMNLFWKSQTTGIPMKYFFMILPIAFVLMSVRILWNNYLTLFRSVQILDPEKAEIEAIKRSVQQPAAGLQGGQ
- a CDS encoding cache domain-containing protein; this translates as MSTDFRKTWLAGAALSAGLGLGGAAWGQTAPAPENTQGAPAGIEQRVQDLLARAVEHVRRNGPVAVNDFNRDARFTDKDLYVYALSRDGMMLASGGWSATLVGQSVLGETDARNRPFFKEMLEQAQRQPAGSLEYYWFNPAEGQPELKVAYYQEVDGVVVATGYFPARATENQAKELLDEAVSRYFQDPELALRQFANRQGAFTRRDLYVFVLDIPSRTVVLNGANRSFDGKPVTDFKDLHGKMFLVDMLADVDRNVIHAIDYDWMNPETRRVERKRAFYQRVGDALIGVGSYHPAQASPKP
- a CDS encoding thiazole synthase: MNDPLIIAGQSYQSRLLVGTGKYKDFEQTREAIEVSGAEIVTVAIRRTNIGQDPGEPSLLDYVSPQRYTYLPNTAGCFTAEDAVRTLRLARELLDGHPLAKLEIFGDANNLYPNMPETLKAARTLVQEGFQVMVYCSDDPIQARMLEDMGCVAIMPLASIIGSGMGILNPWNTRLIIDSISVPVLLDAGVGTASDAAIAMELGCDAVLMNSAISYAQDPVRMARAMRRAVQAGRDAYLAGRMPRKVYQAQASSPMTDLISPSMI
- a CDS encoding NAD(P)/FAD-dependent oxidoreductase; protein product: MDLADKEVGRTLNAATAPRADYDPAYDPLLDSTPGQGRDYAPSYWIGTAGEPPGDDGPVTQDMDADVVIIGSGFTGLTTAIFLAQEYGIKATVLEANRTAWGCSTRNGGQAQCASGRLKRSQWISRWGLDTALKMHRECVEGMENFKELIKDIDCDPQPGGHLYVAHRAKVMPALEKEAALLRETFGYNARILDAQTVRNEWVGDHEAHGAMHEPEGIGIHAAKLAFGYLKKARALGVKVHPASPVQGWETRNGQHYLRTPGGVVRARAVGVATGGYTANALNPEFRNRLFPILSNSMVTRPLTAAEIEACNIRTHQVLTDTRVLRNYYRLLPDNRLQIGSRSAISGRDAPQEQYRRSLEDGLARKFPALKGIQIDYSWWGWVDVSHDMMPRIVQPNKNETLYYAMGYGGNGVMYSAQAGRRLAQLIAGKGGELDLPIFQSRLPFPNVREMVTSEAFAPFRRFGQRFLYRWYYLKDEVL
- a CDS encoding AAA family ATPase, with translation MTITTLPEHLLSIRDTFGLSLDGQALALQAGATQVPAADPAYRFNPEVTQAILAGFTHNRRVLVQGRHGTGKSTHIEQVAARLNWPCLRVNLDGHLSRLDLVGKDTIQIQDGLQVTGFQEGLIPWAMQRPMALILDEYDAGRPDILFVVQQLLEPDGGLTLMDQNRVIRPHPQFRIFATANTLGLGDTSGLYHGTQLLNHAQLDRWNVVARLDYLLAEQEMEIVLARVPDKNTPTGREQVQAMVALAALTRHGFACGDLSTLMSPRTVITWAQNHAIFHDLELAFRLSFLNKCDLSEHPLIAEYYQRCFGTELTLEPLAAGQTA
- a CDS encoding TRAP transporter substrate-binding protein is translated as MKFVRKMILPALLAVGATLAVPAAQAAAFKLATGDAAGGTQFELAKVFAENLKAKTNGQATADLFPNSQLGDEQDTVNNAAMGLLDFSVVAINNITPFSPSVAVLTLPYVIQSPEDARQLTQGDVGKQLTENTIRDAQVRIIGWSYSGFRVLTNSKRAVAKPEDLKGLVIRVPKNELMIATYKAWGINPSPLAWSETFTALQQGVVDGQDNPYITVSAMKFNEVQKYITPIRYLFSLEPLIVSEQVFQSQSPEIQKAILEAGQEATEHSFKYLHDTEDRIKKELVAAGMEITEPADGEKAWIEAAQTQVWPQFYDAVGGKEKLDAVLASLKR
- a CDS encoding TRAP transporter large permease gives rise to the protein MDQSVVGILFGSFVVLLLIGAPITVSLAGAAMAAFLILGKNPISFVQIAFTSVGSFPLMALPAFVLAGALMEAAGISRRLVDIAESLAGPITGGLGVATVLACLFFGAISGSGPATTAAVGMLMIPAMTHRKYDLRYASAVTASAGGLGIIIPPSIPMVIFGISALGMAPPPEAVAKYGPFASVSISKLFIAGVMPGLLMATSLLVLNYIISRKQGYKGLSEGWSLGEVGSALRRGIWSILAPVFILGGIYAGIFTPTESAVVAIFYTLFVGLFIHRELTFKNLFNSLRTTTWITGRVLLILFAATVFGRLLVEQRIPATIADSLLSWTDNLYLIWVILIVFLLFVGMFMETLAAIMILVPVLLPVTYMLGVDPTQVGIVVICALSVGFITPPLGENLFVASGIGGASVESIVGKALPFILALTAAIFIIAFVPGISLWLPSKMGY